A single Calypte anna isolate BGI_N300 chromosome 5A, bCalAnn1_v1.p, whole genome shotgun sequence DNA region contains:
- the LOC103534354 gene encoding cytosolic phospholipase A2 epsilon-like, translating into MQPDADGDQRTPVTKIESSLCYLLTIRVIRARNIHQADVLTQTDCYVSLWLPTASADKFQTKIIKNCKDPVWNETFYFRIQSKVKNVLELALYDKDVITQDDHLFTVCFDIARLSLGEQVFMHFKCDSQRQQELEVGFALDNISGPPETIITNGVLVSRKICSLEVQVVEKKKKKKKKSSSKKEFSFKVQGSYEGTQEIMLRSDLIFSSLSPAKFHYARYRQPKLDVMLPGKKPSPSLCSHMYGTGSPNMELHSLLNGKKIILAEDKGFDLYAKAEDCPDHLDVRLGFDLCVQEQEFLRKRQKCIAPALKKILQLEEDLLDHQTPVVAIMTTGGGMRSLTALYGSLRGLQKLNFLDCATYLTGLSGTTWTMSNLYRDADWSQNDLDKQISEARKHMTKCKINSLSFHYLKYYKKQLYQRKKEGRKTSFIDLWGLVLESLLHDGKDNHRLSDQQRALDRGQNPLPIYTAVNVKNNYSTLDFKEWVEFTPYEVGLQKYGAFVRTEDFGSEFFMGRLMKKVPESRICFLEGVWSSLFSLNVLYIWNLSHSSEDFWHRWTRDKINNIEEEPLLPLKPHELRTRLFTPPGPLGSALRSALTDRLCLAQEHNFLKGFQMHNDYLENKHFCRWKDTVLDTFPNELTQSEEFLSLVDTGFFINTSVMPLLKPERKVDVILHLNYSAGSQTQALDQTCKYCSEQGILFPKVDLSEEDRKNLKECYLFDGAETPGAPVLIFFPLINDTFKKYKAPGQKRSESEMEDGNVDLYGCCSPYSTYSVQYTEKAFDHLVQLGEYNILNNADLIMQALHTAVARKRQKRK; encoded by the exons ATGCAGCCAGACGCTGATGGGGACCAGCGGACTCCTGTTACAAAG ATAGAATCATCTCTGTGTTATTTACTGACTATAAGAGTCATAAGAGCAAGAAATATTCACCAGGCAGATGTTT TAACTCAGACTGATTGCTACGTGAGCCTATGGTTGCCAACTGCTTCAGCTGACAAATTTCAGACTAAAATAATCAAGAATTGCAAAGATCCAGTCTGGAATGAGACTTTCTACTTCAGGATCCAGAGTAAGGTCAAG aaTGTGCTGGAGCTGGCACTCTATGACAAGGATGTGATTACTCAAGATGACCACCTCTTCACAGTGTGCTTTGATATAGCCAGACTTTCCCTAGGAGAGCAAGTCTTCATGCACTTCAAGTGTGATTCACAG agaCAACAGGAGCTAGAGGTGGGATTTGCATTGGATAATAT TTCAGGTCCTCCTGAAACCATCATTACTAATGGAGTGCTAGTG TCTCGCAAAATCTGCTCCTTGGAAGTCCAGGTGGttgagaagaagaagaaaaagaagaagaaatcttCCTCAA AGAAAGAATTCTCCTTTAAAGTACAAGGCTCTTATGAGGGCACCCAAGAAATTATGCTGCGATCTGATCTGATTTTTAGCTCCTTGTCTCCTGCCAAATTCCACTATGCCAGGTACAGGCAGCCAAAGCTGGATGTTATGCTACCAGGGAAGAAACCATCTCCATCCTTG tgctcACATATGTATGGTACAGGCTCTCCAAATATGGAGCTTCATTCCCtcctaaatggaaaaaaaattatcttagcAGAG GATAAAGGATTTGATTTATATGCAAAGGCTGAAGACTG cccagaCCACCTTGATGTGCGTTTAGGGTTTGACCTTTGTGTGCAAGAGCAGGAATTTCTACGCAAAAGACAGAAGTGCATTGCTCCTGCTCTGAAGAAGATCCTGCAGCTGGAAGAGGATCTGCTGGACCACCAG ACCCCAGTGGTGGCCATCATGACCACGGGAGGAGGGATGAGATCTTTGACAGCGCTCTACGGCAGTTTGCGGGGACTCCAGAAACTCAACTTCTTGGATTGTGCCACGTACCTGACTGGCTTGTCTGGGACTACCTG GACCATGTCAAACTTGTACCGAGATGCTGACTGGTCACAAAATGATCTTGACAAGCAAATCAGCGAGGCTCGAAAACATAtgacaaaatgcaaaataaattccCTTTCCTTCCATTACCTGAAGTATTACAAAAAGCAGCTATATCAACGGAAAAAAGAGGGCCGCAAAACATCTTTTATAGATCTCTGGGGGCTTGTCCTGGAATCTTTGCTGCATGATGGG AAAGACAACCACAGACTCTCTGATCAGCAACGGGCCCTGGATCGTGGTCAGAACCCATTGCCCATCTATACTGCAGTCAATGTCAAGAACAACTATAGCACTCTGGATTTCAAAG AATGGGTGGAGTTCACCCCTTATGAGGTGGGGTTGCAAAAATATGGAGCTTTTGTTCGCACTGAGGATTTTGGCAGTGAGTTCTTCATGGGTCGGCTGATGAAGAAGGTCCCCGAGTCCAGGATCTGCTTCTTAGAAG GTGTGTGGAGCagtttattttcactgaatgTGTTATACATATGGAATTTATCCCACTCATCAGAAGATTTCTGGCACAGGTGGACCCGGGACAAAATTAACAATATAG AGGAGGAACCACTCCTACCCCTGAAGCCTCATGAGCTGAGGACTCGGCTGTTCACCCCTCCTGGCCCCCTGGGCAGCGCTCTGCGCTCCGCTCTCACCGACCGCCTCTGCCTTGCCCAGGAGCACAACTTCCTAAAAGGGTTCCAGATGCACAATGACTACCTGGAAAACAAGCACTTCTGCAGATGGAAAG ATACTGTGTTGGACACATTTCCTAATGAGCTGACACAATCAGAGGAATTCCTGTCTCTGGTAGATACAGGATTTTTCATCAATACAAGTGTCATGCCACTGTTAAAGCCAGAGAGAAAGGTGGATGTTATCCTGCATTTAAACTACAGTGCAGGATCCCAGACACAG GCTCTGGACCAGACCTGCAAGTATTGTTCGGAGCAGGGAATCCTTTTTCCCAAGGTGGACTTGAGTGAAGAAGATAGGAAAAACCTGAAGGAATGTTACCTCTTTGATGGTGCTGAGACTCCAGGAGCACCAGTGCTGatatttttcccattaattAATGATACCttcaaaaaatacaaagcacCAG GCCAGAAGCGCTCAGAGTCAGAGATGGAAGATGGCAATGTTGATCTCTATGGCTGCTGTTCCCCTTATTCAACATATTCAGTCCAATACACTGAGAAGGCATTTGACCATCTGGTTCAGCTGGGTGAATACAACATCCTGAACAATGCAGATCTCATTATGCAGGCCCTGCACACAGCAGTGGCAcggaaaaggcagaaaaggaaataa